A window from Cryobacterium sp. PAMC25264 encodes these proteins:
- a CDS encoding ABC transporter ATP-binding protein, with protein sequence MSDPLLTVRDFSIEYDVDPPVKAVKNITLELHRGEILGLAGESGCGKTTLAYGLQRLLRAPAVITGGSVTFHDASGVDIDINALDVEEMRRFRWDKISMVFQGAMNALNPVTTIGAQLDDVFRVHRPDLSRRERRAACEQLLELVAVGRDRIRSYPHELSGGMRQRVMIAMALALRPQLMVMDEPTTALDVLVQREILRQISQLRHEFGFSVIFITHDLPLLLEISDRIAVMREGEIIELAPARELWEHPQHEYTKTLLASFPRLTGERGVLVR encoded by the coding sequence GAGTACGACGTCGACCCGCCCGTCAAGGCGGTCAAGAACATCACCCTCGAACTGCACCGCGGTGAGATCCTTGGCCTCGCCGGCGAGAGCGGATGCGGCAAGACCACCCTCGCCTACGGCCTCCAGCGCCTGCTGCGGGCACCAGCCGTCATCACCGGGGGCAGCGTCACCTTCCACGACGCCTCCGGGGTCGACATCGACATCAACGCCCTCGACGTCGAGGAAATGCGCCGATTCCGCTGGGACAAGATCTCCATGGTGTTCCAGGGCGCGATGAACGCCCTCAACCCCGTCACCACCATCGGCGCCCAGCTCGACGACGTCTTCCGGGTGCACCGACCCGACCTCAGCCGGCGGGAGCGCCGCGCCGCCTGCGAGCAGCTGTTGGAGCTCGTCGCCGTCGGCCGGGATCGCATCCGCTCCTACCCGCACGAGCTCTCCGGCGGCATGCGCCAACGCGTGATGATCGCCATGGCACTGGCCCTCCGCCCGCAGCTGATGGTGATGGACGAACCGACCACGGCCCTGGACGTGCTGGTGCAACGCGAGATCCTGCGCCAGATCTCCCAGCTCCGGCACGAATTCGGGTTCTCGGTGATCTTCATCACCCACGACCTGCCGTTGCTCCTGGAGATCAGCGACCGGATCGCCGTGATGCGGGAGGGCGAGATCATCGAGCTGGCCCCGGCGCGCGAGCTCTGGGAACACCCGCAACACGAGTACACCAAGACGCTGCTGGCGTCGTTTCCCCGCCTCACCGGCGAGAGGGGAGTGCTGGTTAGATGA